In Triticum aestivum cultivar Chinese Spring chromosome 5B, IWGSC CS RefSeq v2.1, whole genome shotgun sequence, the following proteins share a genomic window:
- the LOC123113667 gene encoding sigma intracellular receptor 2, whose translation MLFFSHLWCVPAQVREITLQARQKQSHFIRSQPSTSRTHEHDQARTAEAMGVVSAVADAVVVLFSLTIAVGVPLIDAQAVLSHDAYPAQLRDLKRWYAAEFDDYLMAHPPPFFRGLLCLELAFLWPLSVATVYGVLARRRWAATTSLMVGVTTLTSLSAIFGEMLGSGKATTKLLQMYVPYAVFAVIAILRGLCSCSAPASPASSARKKRV comes from the exons ATGCTCTTCTTCTCCCACCTTTGGTGTGTTCCTGCCCAGGTTCGTGAAATAACCCTGCAGGCGAGACAAAAACAAAGCCATTTCATCAGATCCCAGCCAAGTACATCACGCACCCACGAGCACGACCAGGCACGCACGGCAGAAGCGATGGGCGTCGTCTCGGCGGTGGCGGACGCGGTGGTCGTCCTCTTCTCCCTCACCATCGCGGTGGGGGTCCCGCTCATCGACGCGCAGGCCGTCCTCTCGCACGACGCCTACCCGGCGCAGCTGCGGGACCTCAAGCGCTGGTACGCCGCCGAGTTCGACGACTACCTCATGGCCCACCCGCCGCCCTTCTTCCGCGGCCTCTTGTGCCTCGAGCTCGCCTTCCTCTGGCCGCTCTCCGTCGCCACCGTCTACGGCGTCCTCGCCCGCCGCCGATGGGCCGCCACCACCTCCCTCATGGTCGGCGTCACCACCCTCACCTCCCTG TCGGCAATATTTGGCGAGATGCTGGGCTCAGGGAAGGCAACGACGAAGCTGCTTCAGATGTATGTTCCATACGCCGTGTTTGCTGTCATTGCCATCCTGCGCGGTCTCTGCTCATGCTCGGCGCCGGCGTCGCCGGCATCTTCTGCTCGGAAGAAGAGGGTCTAG